ATTCCCCGAGCCGGTCGGCGGCCCTGCGCAGCGCGAGGACCTCGGCGTGCGCCGTCGGATCGCCGGTGGCCTCGCGTTCGTTGTGCCCGGTCGCGAGCACCGTCGTACCGTCCCCGGACAGCACGACGGCGCCGACGGGAACGTCCCCGCCCCGGACGGCCCGCCGGGCCTCGTCCAGGGCGAGCCGCATCGCGGGCCGCCAGCGGTCGCGTACCGGATCGGGCTGTGGATTCTCCTCGGTGGTGCTCACCCGGGGAACCTAGCGGAAGCCGCCGCCAGGACCTGCGGAGACCTACGGGAGGTCTCCAGGGCCCGGCGCAGCCTAGCGGACCGTCTCCAGGACCTCCGCCGCTCCCAGAGCGTCGGCGATCGTGCTGAGCGCGTCGCCCTCGTCCAGGGCGAGCAGTTCCTTCTCGCTCACTCCGAGGTCCGCGAGGATGTCGCGGTCCCCGACAGGGCTGTGCGAGACGGCTTCGCCGGACGCGCTCTCGTCCTCCTCGTCGTCGGAGTTCTCGGGCTCACCGTCCTCCGTGCCGTCCAGGTCGAGGGAGTCCAGGTCGGCGTCGTCGTCGCCCGGCTCCCGTCCTAGTAGTTCGTCCGTGAGCAGGATCTCACCGTACGAGCTGCGGGCAGCGGCGGCGGCGTCCGAGACGTAGATACGAGGGTCCTCCTCGCCGTCCACGCGGACGACGCCGAACCACGCGTCCTCCTGCTCGATGAGTACGAGCACCGTGTCCTCGTCCGAGGCTTCACGGGCCAGGTCGGTCAGATCCGACAGGGTCTCCACATCGTCGAGCTCTGTGTCGCTCGCTTCCCACCCGTCTTCGGTGCGCGCGAGCAGTGCGGCGAAGTACACCGTGACTCTCCCACTGGTCATAGGCGTGCCGGTTGGGGGTCCCCCCGGCGGAGGCTGAGGGCGGGGCGTGCTGCTCCGAGCCCCACCCACTCGGAATCGTGGCAGAAACAGAGCGTTGAGGGGATGTCTTCCGCCTGCTGTGTCTGCCTCTTTTGATCGCTACCAGCGGATCGTACGCGGCCGTCGGCGCCGCGTACGCACCTCCCCGCCCGACACGGGCTGTCGCGCCGCGGGCGGGTCACCCGATTCGCCGGGTGTGGGCTACCAGCGGAACGTGCGCATGCGCATGGCGTGGCGCAGTCGTGCGGCCTTGGCGCGGCGGGGCTGGACCCGGTCGCGCAGTTCGCGCGCCTCGGCGAGCTCCCGCAGGAACTGAGCCCGCCGCCTCCTGCGTTCGGCGTCGGCCTCCAGCCGCTCGGGTGACTCCTCTTCCGGGTTCCGCACAGCCACACCACCCCAGGTCCGTCCCTCCCACTTTCCCTCTGATGGGCGGTTTGATGCCAGCGGACGGGTGACAGAGGAGGCCTCGCCTTGCTGGGCGGCTGGTGTCGCGGGCCGGGCCGGGCGGGGCGGTGTCGGGTGCCCGAGGCCCGGTTACTGTTGTGGACATGCGTCTCCACGTCGTCGACCACCCCCTGGTCGCCCATAAACTCACCACCCTGCGCGACCGGCGCACCGACTCTCCGACCTTTCGGCGGCTCGCCGACGAGCTGGTCACCCTGCTCGCCTACGAGGCCACCCGGGACGTGCGCACGGAGCAGGTCGACATCGTGACCCCGGTCTCCTCCACCACGGGCGTCAAGCTCTCCCACCCGCGCCCGCTGGTCGTGCCGATCCTGCGCGCGGGCCTCGGCATGCTGGACGGCATGGTGCGGCTGCTGCCGACCGCCGAGGTGGGCTTCCTGGGCATGGTGCGCAACGAGGAGACGCTCCAGGCCTCCACGTACGCCACCCGCATGCCGGACGATCTCTCCGGGCGCCAGGTGTACGTCCTCGACCCGATGCTGGCCACCGGCGGCACGCTCGTCGCGGCGATCCAGGAGCTGATCAAGCGCGGCGCCGACGACGTCACCGCCGTGGTCCTCCTCGCCGCCCCGGAGGGCGTCGAGGTCATGGAGCGCGAGCTGGCGGGCACCCCGGTCACCGTCGTCACGGCATCGGTCGACGAGCGGCTCAACGAGCACGGCTACATCGTCCCGGGCCTCGGCGACGCGGGGGACCGGATGTACGGGGCCGCGGAGTAAGGCCGGCTAGGCCTACGGCGCCCTACAGCGAGTGAACCGAAGGCCGAGCACGATCGGCCTCTCGACACAGGCTTCTGCGCCCCGGAGGCGAACCGAGCTCTAACAAGAAAACGTGGGCGTCGGCTGGGGCTTGGCCAGGAGGGCCAGGGCCTTGTCGGCGTCCTTCTTCTGCGTCAGCGACTTGAAGCCGTTGCCGATGATGAGGTCGACCTCGGCGGGCTTCTTGCGGCCGTCGGTCTTCAGCTGGGCGCCGGACAGCTGCGTGTTGAGGACGGGGAGCGCGGTCGCGTAGGCCTCCTTCGCGCCGAGCAGCATCCCGGCGCCGGCGACCCTCTTGTCGTACGCGGCCGTCGCGTTGCCCACCTCGCCGATCTTGAAGCCGCGCTTCGCCAGCTCGTCCGCGGTCTTCTTGGCGAGCCCACTGCGGGGCGTGGCGTTGAGGACGTTCACGGTGATCTGTCCGGGCTTGGGCAGGGCCTTGGTGTCGGGAGCGGGCGCCGATGCCGAGGCGCTCACCTTCGACGCGCAGTCCGCCTTGGGGCCCGCGGCCCTGGCCTTGTCGCCGCCGGTGAAGACGTCGATGAGCTGCAGGGTTCCCCAGCCGATCAGCCCGAGTGCGGTGACGGAGGCGACGACCAGGAACGCGAGCCTGCGGCGCCCCCGGGGTCGGCGCATCCGCGGGTACTTGTCCCCCGTGATCCGGTACTCGCCGCCCATGCCTGGGGGAGTCAGCATGCTCATGGGCGCAGCGTAGTGCGCTCGGGCGGCAATGCCTACTAGATGATCATTGGACGCCGGTCAGTCCAACCCAAAAGGGTCAACACGGTCGTGGCCCGGCGCCGGTTGAGGCGTCGGACGGCGTGTCAGCCGTGTCGGACGGGGCGTCAGCCGTCGCGTCGGACGAGGCGTCAGTCGAGTTCGAGGACGCGCGCGTGGAGCACCTGGCGCTGCTGCAGCGCGGCGCGGACGGCGCGGTGCAGGCCGTCCTCCAGGTACAGGTCGCCCTGCCACTTCACGACGTGCGCGAAGAGGTCGCCGTAGAACGTCGAGTCCTCGGCGAGCAGCGTCTCCAGGTCGAGCTGGCCCTTGGTCGTCACGAGCTGATCGAGGCGGACCGGGCGCGGCGCGACGTCCGCCCACTGCCGGGTGCTTTCCCGGCCGTGGTCGGGGTACGGCCGGCCGTTTCCGATGCGCTTGAAGATCACACGGAAAGCCTACCGGTCGAGACGTTCCGGGCGCAGCCAGGGCGACGGAGTGCGACGCTGGAAAAGACGCCGCAAACAGGTGCAAAGCGGGAACAGGGGCCTGATATGAGTGACAGCGAGACCATGCCTCCGGCCACCGATCCGCAGCCGGGGCCCGCCACCGGTCCCCGCACCGCTGCGGCGCGTCCTGGGGCGACCGCTCCCGAGACCGCTGCGAGCGGTCGCGCGCTCCCCCAGGAGGCCCTGGAGATCGCCTCCGGGTACGCCTTCACCGGTCCCGCCCTCGATCTGGGCGCCCTGCTCTGGGACGGGCAGTGCCTGCCCGATGTGCAGATCCGCATCCCGCTGCCGATGCTCAACCGGCACGGCCTGGTCGCGGGCGCCACCGGCACCGGCAAGACCAAGACGCTCCAGCTGATCGCCGAGCAGCTGTCGGCCCAGGGCGTGCCCGTGTTCCTCGCCGACATCAAGGGCGACATCTCCGGGATCTCGGCGCCGGGTGCGCCCGCGGCGAGGGTCCAGGGACGCGCCCAGGACGTCCACCAGGAGTGGACGCCGAACGGCTTCCCGGCCGAGTTCTACGCGCTCGGCGGCATGGGCCACGGCATCCCCGTACGCGCCACGATCACCAGCTTCGGCCCGGTGCTGCTGTCCAAGGTGCTCCAACTCAACCAGACCCAGGAGCAGTCGCTCGGCCTGATCTTCCACTACGCCGACCAGAAGGGCCTGGAGCTGGTCGACCTCAAGGACCTGCGCGCGGTCGTCGCCTTCCTGACCTCGGACGAGGGCAGGCAGGAGCTGAAGGGGATCGGCGGCCTGTCCACCGCCACGGCGGGCGTGATCCTGCGTTCCCTCACCGCCTTCGAGGCGCAGGGCATGAGCCCCTTCTTCGGGGAGCCGGAGTTCGACACGAGCGAGTTGCTGCGTACGGCGGCGGACGGGCGGGGCGTGGTGTCCGTCCTCGAACTCCCCGAGGTCCAGGACAAACCGCAGCTCTTCTCGACGTTCCTGATGTGGCTGCTCGCCGACCTCTTCCACGACCTCCCGGAAGTCGGCGACGCCGACAAGCCGAAGCTCGTCTTCTTCTTCGACGAGGCCCATCTGCTCTTCGACGACGCGTCGAAGGCCTTCCTGGACTCCATCACGCAGACTGTGCGGCTGATTCGCTCGAAAGGGGTCGGCGTCTTCTTCGTGACGCAGACTCCGAAGGACGTACCCGGCGATGTCCTCGCCCAGCTCGGCAACCGCGTCCAGCACGCGCTGCGCGCCTTCACCCCGGACGACCAGAAGGCCCTGAAAGCCACCGTGAAGACCTTCCCCGACTCCGCGTACGACCTGGAGGAGGACCTCACCGTTCTCGGCACCGGCGAGGCCGTCGTCACCGTGCTGAGCGAGAAGGGCGCGCCTACGCCGGTCGCGGTGACGCGGCTGCGGGCGCCGCAGTCCCTGATGGGGCCGGTCGACGCGACAGCCCTCGACCGGGCCGTGACGTCGTCACCGCTGTACGGGCGGTACGCGCAGGCCGTCGACCGGGAGTCGGCGTACGAGAGGCTCGCGGAGGCGAAGGCTTCCGGCGGGACTTCCGGTGGCGGGGCGAAAGGGCCCGACGAGATGCGGGACCAGCGGGAGAGGCGGCCCAAGGAGCAGCCCTCCGTGGTCGAACAGGTCGTCGGCAGCGGCATGTTCAAGTCCCTGGCCCGGTCGATCGGTACGCAGATCGGGCGGGAGATCACGCGGTCGCTCTTCGGGACGGCTCGGCGTCGCCGGTAAGGGCTCGCTCATTGTCGGCAGCGCCGCCGGCAGGGCGACTGTGGGCGACCGCCCCGTCCCCGGAAGGACGGCAGGCGGTCGCCTGTGCGATCAGTTCCGGCCGTGTTCCTGCGGGCGGGTCTTGTGCTGCTGTTCGTCCGGCTGGGGCTGCGGTTTCGGCTGCTTCGGTGCGTTGCGTACGGCTTCCGCGCGCACCAGGGCGCGCAGGACCGCGTAGGGGTCGTTGGGCATGGGGATGTCCTTGGGTTCGCTGGGCTATTCGCTGATCTCGCTGATCTGGCTGGTTCCGCTGGTTCCGCTGGTGAGGGACCGGTTCGGAGGCCGGGACTTTCAGCAGCGCAGGACCACGCAGCGGAGGGCGTGCGAAGTCGGGGAACACGGAAGCGGCAGGTGTACGGGGAGGGAGCGGGGCTCCTGCTCCGGGTGTTCCGTGTCGGGGCGCAGAGGGGCGAGCGGGCGGTGTCCCTGGCGGGCGGGCGGTCGCAGCGCCGTGTCGAGTACGTCGTACTCGGTGGCGGTGGTCGCGACGGCGGCGGCGCTCGGTGACGCGGCGAACTCCTGGGGATGCGGCCCGGTGGCGAGCAGCGCGACGACCAGCAGGACGAGGAGGCGTAGCCAGGAGCCTGGTGGCCAGGCGCCTGAGAGAGCCCCTCCCCGCGCTCGCGCGCGCCGGCGCAGCGGGTGCGGGGAGCGCGGGGTGGGGCTCATGAGACCTCCTGTCCCCACCGAAGGCGGGTGGTTCATCGGGTCGGCCGGGAGATCCGCCCTGTTGGCGTACCTGGCGGGCGGGGAGCGGACGCCGGGGGCGGAAACCGCCGGAAGCGCAGGGGGCGGCGCAGGGGGCGGCGCGGAGGGCGGTCACGGCGGCGGCGTAGGGGGCCGTCATAGGACGTGGGGGACGGTCCGGGCACCCGAGCGGATGCGGAAGGCGGTGATGATCTCGGTGACGCCGACCGCGATCAGC
This genomic interval from Streptomyces dengpaensis contains the following:
- a CDS encoding helicase HerA-like domain-containing protein codes for the protein MSDSETMPPATDPQPGPATGPRTAAARPGATAPETAASGRALPQEALEIASGYAFTGPALDLGALLWDGQCLPDVQIRIPLPMLNRHGLVAGATGTGKTKTLQLIAEQLSAQGVPVFLADIKGDISGISAPGAPAARVQGRAQDVHQEWTPNGFPAEFYALGGMGHGIPVRATITSFGPVLLSKVLQLNQTQEQSLGLIFHYADQKGLELVDLKDLRAVVAFLTSDEGRQELKGIGGLSTATAGVILRSLTAFEAQGMSPFFGEPEFDTSELLRTAADGRGVVSVLELPEVQDKPQLFSTFLMWLLADLFHDLPEVGDADKPKLVFFFDEAHLLFDDASKAFLDSITQTVRLIRSKGVGVFFVTQTPKDVPGDVLAQLGNRVQHALRAFTPDDQKALKATVKTFPDSAYDLEEDLTVLGTGEAVVTVLSEKGAPTPVAVTRLRAPQSLMGPVDATALDRAVTSSPLYGRYAQAVDRESAYERLAEAKASGGTSGGGAKGPDEMRDQRERRPKEQPSVVEQVVGSGMFKSLARSIGTQIGREITRSLFGTARRRR
- the upp gene encoding uracil phosphoribosyltransferase; protein product: MRLHVVDHPLVAHKLTTLRDRRTDSPTFRRLADELVTLLAYEATRDVRTEQVDIVTPVSSTTGVKLSHPRPLVVPILRAGLGMLDGMVRLLPTAEVGFLGMVRNEETLQASTYATRMPDDLSGRQVYVLDPMLATGGTLVAAIQELIKRGADDVTAVVLLAAPEGVEVMERELAGTPVTVVTASVDERLNEHGYIVPGLGDAGDRMYGAAE
- a CDS encoding type II toxin-antitoxin system VapB family antitoxin, coding for MIFKRIGNGRPYPDHGRESTRQWADVAPRPVRLDQLVTTKGQLDLETLLAEDSTFYGDLFAHVVKWQGDLYLEDGLHRAVRAALQQRQVLHARVLELD
- a CDS encoding LytR C-terminal domain-containing protein, with translation MSMLTPPGMGGEYRITGDKYPRMRRPRGRRRLAFLVVASVTALGLIGWGTLQLIDVFTGGDKARAAGPKADCASKVSASASAPAPDTKALPKPGQITVNVLNATPRSGLAKKTADELAKRGFKIGEVGNATAAYDKRVAGAGMLLGAKEAYATALPVLNTQLSGAQLKTDGRKKPAEVDLIIGNGFKSLTQKKDADKALALLAKPQPTPTFSC